A DNA window from Palaemon carinicauda isolate YSFRI2023 chromosome 39, ASM3689809v2, whole genome shotgun sequence contains the following coding sequences:
- the LOC137631113 gene encoding cytochrome c1-like isoform X1: MPTTRSSAVSGRRKAAPAEIKEVPVTKKAKRGPKSKKPEPEEPVADAEPVAVEEKENEPAAANKEVEVAEENGDTNGEANGDAEEEEAKEEEEPAEVEEIAVEEEAAKEEEAAEEEPAKEEEAAPAEAEAKEEEPAAEEVAENGAAAEEEVKEEPKPAASRGRPRKGRGRK; encoded by the exons ATGCCTACCACACGAAGCAGCGCAGTCAGCGGGCGAAGAAAAGCTGCCCCAGCAGAAATTAAGGAGGTCCCAGTGACCAAGAAAGCCAAGAGGGGACCCAAGTCAAAGAAGCCAG AACCTGAAGAGCCAGTAGCTGATGCCGAGCCAGTAGCAGTTGAGGAGAAGGAGAATGAGCCAGCGGCTGCCAACAAAG AAGTTGAAGTTGCAGAGGAGAATGGTGATACCAACGGAGAGGCCAATGGAGACGCTGAGGAGGAAGAGGCCAAGGAAGAGGAGGAGCCAGCTGAAGTAGAGGAAATTGCTGTAGAGGAAGAAGCAGCCAAGGAGGAGGAAGCCGCTGAAGAAGAACCTGCCAAGGAAGAGGAAGCTGCCCCAGCTGAAGCAGAAGCAAAGGAGGAAGAACCAGCAGCTGAGGAAGTTGCCGAAAATGGAG CTGCTGCCGAGGAAGAGGTGAAAGAGGAGCCTAAGCCAGCAGCATCCAGAGGACGCCCACGCAAAGGCAGAGGAAGGAAG TAA
- the LOC137631113 gene encoding cytochrome c1-like isoform X2, whose product MPTTRSSAVSGRRKAAPAEIKEVPVTKKAKRGPKSKKPEPEEPVADAEPVAVEEKENEPAAANKEENGDTNGEANGDAEEEEAKEEEEPAEVEEIAVEEEAAKEEEAAEEEPAKEEEAAPAEAEAKEEEPAAEEVAENGAAAEEEVKEEPKPAASRGRPRKGRGRK is encoded by the exons ATGCCTACCACACGAAGCAGCGCAGTCAGCGGGCGAAGAAAAGCTGCCCCAGCAGAAATTAAGGAGGTCCCAGTGACCAAGAAAGCCAAGAGGGGACCCAAGTCAAAGAAGCCAG AACCTGAAGAGCCAGTAGCTGATGCCGAGCCAGTAGCAGTTGAGGAGAAGGAGAATGAGCCAGCGGCTGCCAACAAAG AGGAGAATGGTGATACCAACGGAGAGGCCAATGGAGACGCTGAGGAGGAAGAGGCCAAGGAAGAGGAGGAGCCAGCTGAAGTAGAGGAAATTGCTGTAGAGGAAGAAGCAGCCAAGGAGGAGGAAGCCGCTGAAGAAGAACCTGCCAAGGAAGAGGAAGCTGCCCCAGCTGAAGCAGAAGCAAAGGAGGAAGAACCAGCAGCTGAGGAAGTTGCCGAAAATGGAG CTGCTGCCGAGGAAGAGGTGAAAGAGGAGCCTAAGCCAGCAGCATCCAGAGGACGCCCACGCAAAGGCAGAGGAAGGAAG TAA